One genomic window of Salvia miltiorrhiza cultivar Shanhuang (shh) chromosome 4, IMPLAD_Smil_shh, whole genome shotgun sequence includes the following:
- the LOC131022607 gene encoding uncharacterized protein LOC131022607, whose translation MEVKYFKSDSDFLPKKCSRRCNGGVDRISLWKHVPNLNLNAKLLTNHYQEPIRGSAWDAERCKYIEIVSSVLQSRKAPLLKELRISLYANKSAQCAVAKWLEFVVSRQVERLRLDFLCVGPSDVVSCEELLGDNKVCLPQNLIGYKSLKSLHLRWFKVSGEAIESFLRNCPCWRNCISNIQF comes from the exons ATGGAGGTGAAGTATTTCAAATCCGATTCAGATTTTCTGCCCAAGAAG TGTTCTCGGAGATGCAATGGTGGAGTTGATAGGATTA GTTTGTGGAAACACGTCCCTAATCTCAACTTGAATGCAAAGCTTCTAACCAACCATTATCAAGAGCCTATACGAGGAAGCGCATGGGATGCTGAAAGGTGCAAGTATATAGAAATAGTAAGCTCGGTTCTCCAATCGCGTAAAGCCCCTTTGCTGAAAGAATTAAGAATCTCTTTGTATGCAAACAAGTCAGCGCAGTGCGCAGTTGCCAAATGGCTTGAATTTGTGGTTTCAAGACAAGTTGAGAGATTGAGATTGGACTTTCTATGTGTGGGTCCAAGTGATGTGGTTTCCTGTGAAGAGTTGTTAGGAGACAACAAGGTGTGCCTACCTCAAAATCTCATTGGTTATAAATCCCTCAAGAGTTTGCATCTGAGATGGTTCAAAGTGAGTGGCGAGGCTATAGAATCGTTCCTACGTAATTGCCCCTGTTGGAGGAATTGTATATCCAATATTCAATTTTGA